In the Maribacter sp. MJ134 genome, one interval contains:
- a CDS encoding SRPBCC family protein encodes MKLYQLHSKQALPISKSKAWDFLSDPGNLKVITPEHMGFTILSGADRPMFPGQIIQYKVSPFPGYITKWVTEITHVKEGDYFVDEQRFGPYALWHHKHFIKEINGGVEMEDIIDYKIPLGVLGQIAYPIIVKNQLKKIFEFREKKLIELFGTVEGAPKTITYKSF; translated from the coding sequence ATGAAACTGTATCAGTTACATTCCAAACAAGCCCTACCCATCTCTAAATCCAAAGCATGGGATTTTTTGTCAGACCCAGGTAATCTCAAGGTCATTACTCCAGAACATATGGGGTTTACCATTCTATCGGGTGCAGATAGGCCCATGTTTCCAGGACAGATAATTCAGTACAAAGTATCTCCATTTCCCGGTTATATCACAAAATGGGTTACAGAAATAACTCATGTTAAGGAGGGTGATTATTTCGTAGACGAACAACGTTTCGGTCCCTATGCTTTATGGCATCACAAGCATTTTATCAAGGAAATTAATGGCGGGGTGGAAATGGAAGATATCATAGATTATAAAATTCCTCTTGGTGTTCTAGGACAGATAGCATATCCGATAATTGTTAAAAATCAGTTGAAAAAAATTTTTGAATTTAGAGAAAAAAAGCTAATCGAGTTATTCGGAACCGTTGAGGGTGCACCGAAAACGATAACATATAAATCATTTTAG
- a CDS encoding SDR family NAD(P)-dependent oxidoreductase — protein MKKNILLIGGSHGIGHALAKKLQNNNNVYIASRTKEELDDLEVTHIPFDATTDELDMTQMPDEIHSFVYCPGSINLKPFKMMSLDTFEEDMHLNFFSMVRVVKTIIGKMAEGGSMVFFSTVAVGTGMPFHTSVAAAKGAIEGFAKSMAAEYAPKLRVNVVAPSLVNTPLAGRLLNNDKKVEMMSQRHPLKRVGTPEDIANIALFLLSDDSTWMTGQIVGVDGGMSTLNIS, from the coding sequence ATGAAGAAAAATATACTTTTAATAGGAGGTTCACATGGCATAGGACATGCCTTGGCTAAAAAATTGCAAAACAATAATAATGTTTACATTGCCTCACGTACTAAAGAAGAGCTAGATGACTTAGAGGTAACTCATATTCCCTTTGACGCTACAACGGATGAGTTGGATATGACCCAGATGCCTGATGAAATCCATAGTTTCGTGTACTGCCCGGGAAGTATAAATCTAAAACCATTTAAAATGATGAGTTTAGATACCTTTGAGGAAGATATGCACCTAAATTTTTTTAGTATGGTGCGCGTTGTAAAAACCATCATTGGTAAAATGGCGGAAGGCGGCAGCATGGTTTTTTTCAGTACCGTAGCCGTAGGAACAGGAATGCCTTTCCACACTAGTGTGGCTGCGGCAAAGGGAGCCATAGAAGGATTTGCAAAATCCATGGCTGCCGAGTACGCACCAAAGTTGCGGGTAAACGTAGTGGCACCTTCCTTAGTCAATACTCCTTTAGCAGGGCGTCTTTTGAATAATGACAAAAAAGTTGAAATGATGTCTCAGCGTCATCCGCTTAAAAGAGTGGGAACTCCTGAGGACATTGCAAATATTGCCTTATTTTTACTGAGTGATGATAGCACCTGGATGACCGGTCAAATCGTGGGAGTTGATGGCGGAATGTCTACCTTGAATATTTCCTAA